One segment of Parvularcula sp. IMCC14364 DNA contains the following:
- the mazG gene encoding nucleoside triphosphate pyrophosphohydrolase — translation MAFSPPRHRQDISALLQIMDNLRNPDGGCPWDLEQDFKSIAPYTVEEAYEVVDAIERQDISDLRDELGDLLLQVVFHAQMAKEDGSFAFGDVVQAICDKMVRRHPHVFEQSDERTSEEQLVAWEDIKAQERAEKGDQKDGLLDDVPLALPAMSRAVKLQKRAARVGFDWQDTSDVIAKIAEEASELSEAVSQGDTDSIEDEFGDLLFTIANLSRHLKVDPEKALRRTNQKFCTRFGYIEEQIAEQQKDFEDYTLEELEELWQAAKKAG, via the coding sequence ATGGCATTTTCCCCTCCCCGACACCGGCAAGATATATCAGCTCTACTGCAAATCATGGACAATCTGCGCAACCCGGATGGTGGCTGCCCGTGGGATCTGGAGCAGGATTTCAAATCCATTGCCCCCTACACGGTCGAGGAAGCCTACGAAGTTGTCGATGCCATAGAACGGCAGGACATCAGCGATCTACGCGATGAACTGGGGGATCTTCTGTTGCAAGTGGTCTTCCATGCCCAGATGGCAAAAGAGGACGGCAGTTTCGCGTTCGGCGACGTCGTGCAGGCGATATGTGACAAGATGGTGCGGCGCCACCCACATGTTTTTGAGCAATCCGATGAACGGACCAGCGAAGAACAGCTGGTGGCATGGGAAGATATAAAGGCGCAGGAACGCGCTGAAAAGGGCGACCAGAAAGACGGCCTGCTAGATGATGTTCCCCTTGCGCTACCTGCCATGAGCCGGGCAGTGAAGCTGCAGAAACGGGCCGCCAGGGTCGGCTTTGACTGGCAGGATACAAGCGATGTCATCGCCAAAATTGCCGAAGAAGCCAGCGAGCTATCCGAGGCCGTCAGTCAGGGGGATACTGATAGTATTGAAGACGAATTCGGTGATCTTCTTTTCACGATCGCCAATCTTTCCCGGCATCTGAAAGTCGATCCGGAAAAAGCACTGCGCCGGACGAACCAGAAATTCTGCACACGCTTCGGCTATATAGAAGAGCAGATCGCTGAGCAACAAAAGGATTTCGAAGACTATACGCTCGAAGAGCTGGAAGAATTGTGGCAGGCGGCGAAAAAAGCTGGTTGA
- the hflX gene encoding GTPase HflX has product MTQKTRTIILHPRLRENDYSLREPEDYLSEATRLAEAIGLKAVHEEVVRITAPRPSTLLGQGRVDDIREMLSSTLEDVELAIIDSDLTPVQHRNLEKEWQVKVLDRTALILEIFGARAKTKEGTLQVELAHLTYQRSRLVRSWTHLERQRGGSGFLGGPGERQIESDRRILADKIVKLRKQLEDVRRTRNLQRRKRKRAPHPVAALVGYTNAGKSTLFNRLTDASVMAQDQLFATLDPTMRVVHLPSAIEVIFSDTVGFISNLPTQLVAAFRATLEEVLEADIILHVRDTAHKESDAQKVDVLSVLKELGIDEDYNRPVLEVWNKSDLLDPEERNLQRAIAHARHDDADGTIENPWVVMVSAMTGAGIDQLYDEIDRILTMDHVVFSALVGHEQGAAIAWLHSHGEVLETAQEKNHQLLTVRLSQKSAGQFEKLFSIQLEQDAVASFSETA; this is encoded by the coding sequence TTGACGCAAAAAACCAGAACCATCATTCTTCATCCACGACTCAGGGAAAATGACTATTCCCTGCGGGAGCCGGAAGATTATCTGTCCGAGGCAACCCGGCTGGCCGAAGCCATCGGGTTGAAGGCCGTGCACGAGGAAGTTGTCCGCATCACTGCGCCACGCCCGTCAACGCTTCTGGGGCAGGGGCGTGTGGATGATATCCGGGAAATGCTCAGCTCCACGTTAGAAGATGTTGAGTTGGCCATCATCGACAGCGATCTGACACCTGTGCAGCATCGCAATCTCGAAAAGGAATGGCAGGTCAAGGTGCTGGACAGGACCGCGCTGATCCTCGAGATCTTTGGGGCCAGAGCCAAAACCAAAGAGGGCACATTGCAAGTGGAGCTCGCGCATCTCACCTATCAGCGCTCCCGGCTGGTCAGATCCTGGACACACCTTGAGCGACAGCGCGGTGGCTCAGGTTTTCTAGGGGGGCCTGGTGAGCGACAAATTGAATCAGACCGCCGAATCCTCGCTGACAAGATCGTCAAATTGCGCAAGCAACTTGAAGATGTGCGGCGTACGCGCAACTTGCAACGGCGCAAGAGAAAGCGCGCGCCGCATCCCGTTGCCGCTCTGGTTGGCTACACCAATGCCGGCAAGTCGACCTTGTTCAACAGGCTAACGGATGCGTCGGTTATGGCGCAGGATCAGCTTTTTGCTACACTTGACCCGACCATGCGTGTTGTGCACCTGCCCAGCGCCATAGAGGTAATCTTCTCCGATACTGTGGGATTTATCTCCAACCTGCCGACCCAGCTTGTGGCTGCCTTTCGCGCCACGCTGGAGGAAGTACTGGAAGCGGACATTATCCTGCATGTGCGTGATACTGCCCATAAGGAGAGCGACGCCCAGAAGGTCGATGTGCTGTCAGTCCTGAAGGAACTTGGCATTGATGAAGACTATAACCGGCCAGTGCTGGAGGTCTGGAACAAGTCGGACCTGCTCGACCCCGAAGAACGGAACCTGCAACGGGCGATAGCCCATGCGCGCCATGATGATGCAGACGGCACGATAGAGAATCCCTGGGTTGTCATGGTCTCAGCCATGACAGGGGCGGGTATCGATCAGTTATATGATGAAATTGACCGTATTCTGACGATGGATCACGTCGTGTTTTCAGCACTTGTCGGGCATGAGCAGGGGGCGGCCATTGCCTGGCTGCACAGCCACGGAGAAGTGCTGGAAACTGCGCAGGAGAAAAACCATCAGTTATTGACGGTACGCCTGTCGCAGAAGTCTGCAGGACAGTTTGAAAAACTGTTCAGTATCCAGTTGGAACAGGACGCCGTTGCCAGTTTCAGCGAGACGGCCTGA
- a CDS encoding potassium transporter TrkG: MLWSGISRVLGVSFAALAVFALSQVLLALLTGEAQMVARFGFVLVLMSFLAAAISVQVRTGATGPGTFGGFRNIILLLLTWWLVLPFFAGVPFLLDGYKLVDSWFESVSALTTTGAWLSVEEATGSSAMMLWRAQLQWLGGLVSLAAIATVFIRPDFVGVENATALFSRREGETYVDSFFATLRGFLPVYLALTAVIFGILLASYAPPVESATMAMSLMASGGFLPTEDGAQSYFLSTQVVIFFAMLLSGINFLAIRNTFGRQQKNFSFARDRETQAFLLCALVAMGVFALSAGSEDFGQLSPQFFNAVSVLSTNGVIIGSEPALVAVLVVAVIGGASISTAGGLKLLRWLATMERTGQEVWMLIHPRGVPDRQKAANELAIWIHYMCFAILLAILVLLITAFGHPLETSMTAAVATLTNAGPLLTLVSDRADYQIFDPILRIIMGCTMIVGRLETVAALVLLNRYFWKG; the protein is encoded by the coding sequence ATGCTATGGTCCGGTATTTCCCGTGTTCTCGGCGTATCCTTTGCCGCGCTGGCAGTTTTTGCCCTGTCACAGGTGTTGTTGGCACTGCTGACTGGTGAAGCGCAGATGGTCGCACGGTTCGGCTTTGTGCTGGTGCTGATGTCATTTCTGGCCGCTGCCATCTCCGTTCAGGTCAGAACCGGGGCCACAGGCCCCGGCACATTTGGTGGTTTTCGGAATATCATTCTCCTGCTGCTGACCTGGTGGCTGGTGTTGCCATTTTTTGCCGGCGTACCTTTCCTGCTGGATGGCTATAAACTGGTCGATAGCTGGTTTGAATCCGTCAGTGCATTGACAACAACCGGTGCCTGGCTTTCGGTTGAGGAGGCCACTGGCTCCAGCGCCATGATGCTCTGGCGCGCCCAGTTGCAGTGGCTTGGCGGGCTCGTTTCCCTCGCGGCGATAGCGACGGTTTTCATCAGACCGGACTTTGTCGGGGTTGAAAATGCTACAGCCCTGTTTTCGAGGCGCGAGGGGGAGACATATGTGGACAGCTTCTTTGCAACCTTGCGCGGGTTTCTGCCGGTCTATCTTGCCCTGACGGCAGTCATTTTCGGTATTCTGCTTGCGTCCTACGCGCCGCCTGTTGAATCGGCCACGATGGCCATGTCTTTAATGGCTTCCGGGGGCTTTCTGCCGACTGAAGACGGGGCACAGTCATATTTTCTGTCGACGCAGGTCGTCATATTTTTTGCGATGCTGCTCAGCGGCATCAACTTTCTGGCTATTCGCAATACTTTTGGGCGCCAGCAGAAGAATTTCAGCTTTGCCCGCGACCGCGAAACGCAGGCTTTTCTGCTTTGTGCGCTGGTGGCCATGGGTGTTTTCGCGCTGTCAGCAGGCAGCGAAGATTTTGGTCAATTATCGCCGCAATTCTTCAATGCTGTTTCCGTGCTCTCAACAAATGGCGTTATTATCGGCAGTGAGCCGGCGCTTGTTGCTGTACTTGTTGTGGCGGTGATAGGGGGGGCGTCCATCTCCACGGCTGGTGGGCTGAAGCTCCTGCGCTGGCTGGCCACCATGGAGCGCACGGGACAGGAAGTATGGATGCTGATCCATCCACGCGGCGTGCCAGACAGGCAGAAAGCGGCAAATGAACTGGCCATCTGGATTCACTATATGTGCTTTGCCATCCTGCTGGCCATTCTGGTGCTGTTGATAACGGCTTTTGGCCACCCGCTTGAAACCAGTATGACGGCGGCCGTGGCGACGCTGACAAATGCAGGTCCGCTCCTCACTTTAGTGTCGGATCGTGCTGACTATCAGATTTTCGACCCTATATTACGCATCATCATGGGATGTACGATGATCGTCGGCAGACTTGAAACCGTGGCGGCACTGGTATTGCTGAACAGATATTTCTGGAAAGGATGA
- a CDS encoding helix-turn-helix transcriptional regulator, protein MKMDEAASMFTALGQGTRLSVFRLLVEHGNSGLQAGEISRLLQVNDSTLSRHLARLEQAGLVTSRRETRHIHYAVVWNGMDDLIRFIVSDCCRRDPTSCLKESCCD, encoded by the coding sequence ATGAAAATGGATGAAGCAGCGAGCATGTTTACCGCCTTGGGGCAGGGTACGCGCCTGTCGGTTTTCCGCCTTCTTGTGGAGCACGGGAACAGTGGGCTGCAAGCGGGGGAAATAAGCAGGTTGCTGCAGGTGAATGATTCCACACTGTCCCGGCATCTGGCCCGCCTTGAACAGGCCGGGCTTGTGACCAGCCGACGGGAGACCCGCCATATTCATTATGCTGTTGTCTGGAACGGCATGGACGATCTCATCCGGTTCATCGTGAGTGACTGTTGCAGGCGCGATCCCACGTCCTGCCTGAAAGAGAGTTGTTGTGACTGA
- a CDS encoding IS5 family transposase produces MSWNETTRTYYDRSFLRYASDLTDDEWALIEPEIPLPNRMGRPRKWPMREIMNALLYIASTGCQWRMLPRDFPPFSTVQKYFYWWRDDRLLEKINHRLLFECREAHGRSPHPSAGVIDSQSVKTTESGGITGFDAGKNIKGRKRHILTDTEGFLVTALVHAADVQDRDGAPAVLMEARDKFPWLRHIFADGGYAGDKLKRKLKKVGPFRMEIIKRSDKMKGFKVLPRRWVVERTFAWLGRSRRLAKDWERCWTSAIAWLFMAHIRIATRRLARACFI; encoded by the coding sequence ATGAGTTGGAATGAAACCACCCGCACATATTATGACCGCAGTTTCCTGCGCTATGCAAGTGATCTGACGGACGACGAATGGGCTTTGATTGAACCTGAAATACCTCTTCCAAATCGGATGGGGCGTCCTCGCAAGTGGCCGATGCGGGAGATCATGAACGCCTTGTTGTATATCGCGTCTACTGGCTGCCAATGGCGCATGTTACCAAGGGATTTCCCGCCTTTTTCGACGGTTCAGAAATATTTTTATTGGTGGCGTGATGACAGATTGCTGGAAAAGATCAATCACCGCCTGCTGTTTGAATGCCGCGAAGCACACGGCAGAAGCCCACACCCCAGCGCAGGTGTGATCGATAGCCAGTCGGTTAAAACCACAGAAAGTGGCGGTATTACTGGCTTTGACGCGGGCAAAAATATAAAAGGCCGCAAGCGGCATATTCTGACGGATACGGAAGGCTTTCTGGTGACAGCACTTGTGCATGCCGCGGATGTACAGGATCGCGACGGCGCACCAGCGGTGTTGATGGAAGCGCGAGACAAATTTCCATGGCTTCGCCATATCTTTGCCGATGGTGGCTATGCGGGAGATAAGCTAAAGCGCAAACTTAAAAAAGTCGGTCCATTCCGGATGGAAATCATCAAGCGATCCGATAAAATGAAAGGCTTTAAAGTCCTGCCCCGGCGATGGGTCGTAGAACGCACATTCGCATGGTTAGGGCGATCACGCCGTCTCGCCAAGGATTGGGAACGATGCTGGACCTCAGCTATCGCATGGCTATTCATGGCTCACATCCGTATCGCAACAAGACGACTGGCAAGAGCATGTTTCATATGA
- the trkA gene encoding Trk system potassium transporter TrkA, with protein sequence MRVIICGAGRVGYGIAARLAQEKFDVTVIDQKKELVRGVTERIDVRGIVGNGSYPDILASAGAREADMMIAVTHSDEVNIVAAQIAHSVFDVPTKIARIRAQSYLDTKYADIFSRAHIPIDVIISPEQEVAEAVLQKLSTPGAFEIKAFADGLVWAVGVRMADDCPVLNTPLKHVAELFPELEITIVGIQRNDTLFRPHADDQLEAGDNIYFVADRHKVERALQILGDSTLKARRVILVGGGNIGLHVARSLETLGSMKIRMIEADPERASYAAEQLERTVVLQGDGLDSEILKEAGVADAETVVTLTNNDQINLLSAVIAKREGARRAMSLVNEPDYASLTRAVGIDRYVDPRATTISTILQHVRRGRIKGVFSLLDGQAELIDAVALDTSTLVGEPLKKVSLPSGVVIGALVRAGKVLLPNAETIVNAGDRVVLLALRENVKDVEQMFRVSLEYF encoded by the coding sequence ATGCGTGTTATTATCTGTGGTGCTGGCCGCGTCGGATACGGGATCGCGGCGAGACTGGCCCAGGAGAAATTTGACGTCACGGTGATTGACCAGAAGAAAGAACTGGTCCGCGGCGTGACCGAGCGCATAGATGTGCGCGGTATTGTCGGCAATGGTTCTTACCCTGATATCCTTGCATCTGCCGGTGCGCGCGAAGCGGATATGATGATTGCTGTCACCCACTCGGATGAAGTCAACATTGTTGCCGCCCAGATCGCCCATTCTGTCTTCGATGTGCCCACAAAGATCGCCCGTATCCGGGCGCAAAGCTATCTCGACACAAAATATGCGGATATTTTCAGTCGCGCCCACATTCCTATAGATGTAATTATCTCGCCCGAACAGGAAGTGGCCGAAGCGGTTCTGCAGAAGCTGAGTACGCCAGGCGCTTTTGAAATCAAGGCATTCGCGGATGGCCTGGTCTGGGCCGTCGGCGTGCGCATGGCAGATGACTGCCCGGTGCTGAACACACCACTCAAGCATGTGGCTGAGTTGTTCCCGGAGCTGGAAATCACCATTGTCGGGATACAAAGAAACGATACGCTTTTCCGTCCCCATGCAGATGACCAGTTGGAGGCAGGGGACAATATCTATTTTGTCGCAGACCGGCACAAGGTGGAGCGCGCACTCCAGATTCTGGGGGACTCCACGTTGAAGGCGCGCCGTGTCATTCTTGTGGGGGGTGGCAATATCGGTCTGCATGTGGCGCGCTCTCTGGAAACACTTGGGTCGATGAAAATCCGTATGATTGAAGCTGATCCGGAGCGGGCCAGTTATGCGGCTGAACAGCTTGAGCGCACTGTCGTGCTACAGGGAGATGGCCTTGACAGTGAGATACTGAAGGAAGCGGGGGTCGCAGACGCTGAAACGGTTGTGACACTGACAAATAATGACCAGATAAACCTCCTCAGTGCCGTGATCGCCAAGAGAGAAGGCGCAAGGCGCGCCATGTCGCTGGTGAACGAGCCTGATTATGCTTCGCTCACACGTGCGGTTGGTATTGATCGATATGTTGATCCGCGTGCCACCACCATTTCCACGATCCTGCAGCATGTCAGGCGCGGGCGCATTAAGGGCGTTTTCTCCCTGCTGGACGGGCAGGCCGAACTTATTGATGCTGTCGCGCTGGACACATCAACCCTTGTCGGGGAGCCGTTGAAGAAAGTATCCCTGCCATCAGGCGTGGTGATTGGCGCGCTGGTGCGAGCAGGCAAGGTATTGCTGCCAAATGCCGAGACCATCGTTAATGCGGGTGATCGGGTTGTGCTGCTTGCGTTGCGTGAGAACGTCAAGGATGTGGAACAGATGTTCCGTGTCAGTCTGGAATATTTTTAA
- a CDS encoding branched-chain amino acid transaminase, protein MPIQETESIWHNGKLVPWAEATTHVMTHALLYGTCAFEGIRCYDTEHKGPSIFRLKEHIERLFYSARVYHIEMPFTVDEVMAASREVITANKLGSAYIRINANLGYGEVGPYATSGPTDVSVVAFPWGTYLGDDALKEGIRVAVSSWRRSAPGTIPAGVKAAGNYLSSRLITIEAKKNGYVEGIGLAHDGTVSEGAGENLFLVKGGRIITPPHAASILGGITRDAVITLAKDLGYELVEQSIPREMLYAADEVFLTGTAAEVTKVQSVDDIKVGSGNYPITDHLQKTFFGLFTGQTEDKWGWLDPVNQA, encoded by the coding sequence ATGCCCATTCAGGAAACCGAAAGCATCTGGCACAATGGCAAGCTGGTTCCGTGGGCTGAGGCGACCACCCATGTGATGACCCATGCACTGCTTTACGGTACATGCGCGTTTGAGGGCATCCGCTGTTACGACACGGAGCACAAGGGCCCGAGCATTTTTCGCCTGAAAGAACATATCGAACGCCTGTTCTATTCCGCACGGGTCTATCACATTGAGATGCCGTTCACGGTGGATGAGGTCATGGCGGCGAGCCGCGAAGTCATCACCGCCAACAAACTGGGCTCTGCCTATATCCGCATCAATGCCAATCTGGGCTATGGCGAAGTGGGACCATACGCCACCAGCGGCCCGACAGATGTGAGCGTCGTTGCCTTTCCCTGGGGCACCTATCTTGGTGATGATGCCCTGAAAGAAGGCATTCGTGTTGCCGTTTCCAGCTGGCGGCGTTCTGCTCCCGGCACGATCCCGGCAGGGGTGAAGGCAGCCGGTAATTATCTCTCCTCTCGCCTGATTACGATTGAGGCCAAGAAGAACGGATATGTGGAAGGGATCGGGCTTGCCCATGACGGCACTGTTTCGGAAGGGGCCGGTGAGAACCTTTTTCTGGTCAAGGGCGGGCGGATCATTACGCCGCCCCATGCGGCCTCCATTCTGGGTGGTATCACCCGTGACGCGGTGATCACGCTGGCAAAAGATCTTGGTTATGAGTTGGTAGAGCAATCGATCCCGCGCGAGATGCTCTATGCCGCCGATGAAGTCTTCCTCACTGGCACCGCAGCCGAGGTAACTAAAGTCCAGTCAGTCGATGACATAAAAGTTGGTTCTGGAAACTATCCAATTACGGATCACCTCCAAAAGACTTTCTTCGGTCTGTTCACGGGTCAGACCGAAGACAAATGGGGTTGGCTCGATCCGGTCAATCAGGCCTGA
- a CDS encoding recombinase zinc beta ribbon domain-containing protein, which translates to MSDTFSRQRASELLRRSIYAGYINLPDWGFHMHKGLHEPIISLSLWQKVQDKLDGNRNRPARSDLHEDFPLRNFVACDVCGGALTAGWSKGRSKHYGYYSCQARACNRYGKSIRKDDLEGDFAAWSRT; encoded by the coding sequence ATCTCTGATACATTTTCGCGTCAGCGCGCCTCAGAGCTTTTACGCCGTTCAATCTATGCAGGGTACATCAATTTACCTGATTGGGGCTTTCACATGCATAAGGGTCTCCATGAGCCCATCATCAGCCTCTCACTTTGGCAGAAAGTACAAGATAAGCTGGATGGCAATCGTAATCGCCCGGCCCGGTCCGACCTGCATGAAGATTTTCCACTTCGGAACTTTGTGGCCTGTGACGTCTGTGGAGGTGCTCTAACCGCTGGCTGGTCCAAAGGCCGCTCAAAACATTACGGCTATTATTCCTGTCAGGCGCGGGCCTGTAACCGATATGGCAAGTCCATCCGCAAAGATGATCTGGAAGGAGATTTTGCCGCTTGGTCAAGGACATGA
- a CDS encoding alkaline phosphatase, with protein MRMTVASVLAVLLSSGCNADMTITADADKEASARAEIPGAESRLAGDAWYQLGQDTLAANLAREPIVTPARNVILFIADGMDPTTVTAARIYDGQSKGMAGEENILAFETLPHLALAKTYNTNMQTPDSAGTATAMMTGVKTKAGVINVTDAVPRGDCAASLANPAIAAGELAEMAGMALGVISTARLTHATPATVYAHAPDRGWEADSDLPESAAACPDIARQLIDFPYGDGLDVAMGGGRRNFLPAETTDPEYSFAKGRRDDGRDLTAEWSAKSGDHVYVWNQKGFDALDITGDSKVLGLFEMSHMQYEADRAEDVAGEPSLAEMTGAAIDILSQDEDGFFLMVEGGRVDHAHHAGNAARALQDVQAFDAAVQTALDKVDLQETLIIVTADHGHTLSIQGYPQRGNPILGLATAPNTDGTKGDSPSLASDGKPYTTLVYANGPGSLFFGGEEDEEITRPVVTEEDAQALNYRQQALVPSGSETHGGQDVSIYAQGPKAYLIDGVVEQNYVFHVIEHALNLNARAEAGAE; from the coding sequence ATGAGAATGACTGTCGCAAGTGTTCTTGCTGTTCTGCTGAGCAGTGGCTGTAACGCTGATATGACCATCACGGCAGACGCTGACAAGGAAGCCAGCGCCCGCGCAGAAATACCAGGCGCTGAATCCCGTCTTGCAGGGGATGCATGGTATCAGCTTGGGCAGGACACCCTTGCAGCCAATCTTGCACGAGAGCCGATTGTGACGCCTGCCAGAAATGTCATCCTGTTCATTGCCGATGGCATGGACCCGACAACCGTGACAGCGGCGCGGATTTATGATGGCCAGAGCAAGGGCATGGCGGGCGAGGAAAATATTCTGGCATTTGAAACGCTGCCACATCTGGCACTAGCCAAAACCTACAACACCAATATGCAGACGCCCGACTCTGCCGGGACAGCCACCGCCATGATGACGGGCGTCAAGACAAAAGCCGGGGTCATCAATGTGACCGATGCCGTGCCGCGTGGCGACTGCGCCGCCAGTCTTGCCAACCCGGCCATCGCCGCAGGGGAACTGGCTGAGATGGCCGGCATGGCCCTCGGCGTTATTTCGACGGCACGCCTCACGCATGCCACCCCGGCAACCGTCTATGCCCATGCACCAGATCGTGGCTGGGAAGCGGATTCCGACCTGCCAGAGTCAGCAGCTGCGTGCCCGGATATTGCCCGTCAACTGATTGACTTTCCGTATGGAGACGGCCTTGATGTCGCCATGGGCGGGGGGCGGCGCAATTTCCTGCCTGCCGAGACAACTGACCCCGAATACAGCTTTGCCAAAGGTCGCCGCGATGACGGGCGTGACCTGACCGCAGAATGGAGCGCCAAATCCGGGGACCATGTCTATGTTTGGAACCAGAAGGGTTTTGATGCGCTGGATATTACAGGTGACAGCAAAGTGCTGGGTCTGTTTGAAATGTCGCATATGCAGTATGAAGCGGACCGGGCTGAGGATGTTGCTGGCGAGCCTTCCCTTGCTGAGATGACGGGCGCTGCCATCGATATTCTGTCACAGGATGAAGATGGATTTTTTCTGATGGTGGAAGGCGGGCGCGTTGACCATGCGCACCACGCAGGCAATGCCGCGCGGGCGTTACAAGATGTTCAGGCGTTCGATGCTGCCGTGCAAACGGCCCTGGACAAGGTTGACCTGCAAGAGACACTGATCATCGTGACCGCAGATCATGGCCACACGCTCTCCATTCAGGGTTACCCGCAACGGGGCAACCCGATCCTTGGGCTGGCGACCGCGCCAAATACTGACGGCACCAAAGGGGACAGCCCAAGCCTTGCAAGTGATGGCAAGCCCTATACCACCCTCGTGTATGCCAATGGCCCGGGCTCGCTTTTCTTTGGCGGGGAAGAGGACGAGGAAATCACGCGCCCGGTGGTGACAGAGGAAGACGCGCAAGCGTTGAATTATCGTCAGCAGGCGTTGGTCCCTTCAGGATCAGAAACCCATGGCGGGCAGGACGTATCGATTTATGCACAAGGGCCAAAAGCCTATCTGATCGACGGTGTGGTTGAACAGAATTACGTTTTCCACGTCATTGAACATGCCCTCAACCTGAATGCACGGGCAGAAGCTGGGGCAGAATAA
- a CDS encoding IS5 family transposase (programmed frameshift) yields MSDLIWLSKEQLSRIEPYFPLSHGVPRVDDRRVLSGIIFVIRNGLRWRDAPKEYGPHKTLYNRFIRWSRLGVFDRIFSNLSAQGDVSETLMIDATHLKAHRTASSLLKKGLFPRHIGRTKGGLNSKLHAVVDNMGRPLIMCLTAGQTSDHIGAKLIYPALPEGAKTLIGDKGYDSDEFRSALTAKNIQPCIPPRKGRRHPAEFCETLYKQRHKVEIMFGRLKDWRRVATRYDRCAHTYFSSICIAATIIFWINQ; encoded by the exons ATGAGCGATTTGATTTGGTTATCGAAAGAGCAGTTGTCACGGATTGAGCCGTATTTTCCTTTATCCCATGGTGTTCCGCGCGTTGACGACAGGCGTGTATTGTCCGGGATCATCTTCGTGATCCGCAACGGTTTGCGCTGGCGTGATGCGCCGAAGGAATATGGTCCGCACAAGACTTTATACAATCGCTTTATCCGCTGGAGCCGCTTGGGCGTTTTTGATCGCATCTTTTCGAACCTGTCTGCGCAAGGGGACGTTTCCGAAACGCTGATGATTGACGCCACGCATTTGAAAGCCCATCGCACCGCGTCCAGCCTTTTAAAAAAGGGGCTTT TTCCCAGGCACATTGGACGCACAAAAGGCGGCTTGAACTCAAAACTTCACGCCGTTGTCGATAACATGGGACGCCCGCTGATCATGTGCCTGACGGCTGGACAGACAAGCGATCATATCGGCGCAAAGCTGATCTATCCGGCACTGCCGGAGGGCGCGAAAACCCTGATCGGCGACAAGGGTTACGATAGCGATGAGTTTCGCAGTGCTCTCACCGCTAAAAACATTCAGCCCTGCATCCCACCGCGAAAAGGACGGCGTCATCCAGCGGAGTTTTGCGAAACTCTCTATAAACAACGCCACAAAGTCGAGATCATGTTCGGAAGACTGAAAGACTGGCGGCGCGTCGCCACCCGCTATGACCGCTGTGCTCACACATACTTCTCAAGCATCTGCATCGCAGCTACGATAATCTTCTGGATCAATCAATGA
- the hfq gene encoding RNA chaperone Hfq, which yields MSEKKQNLQDTFLNQLRKNKTSVTIFLVNGVKLQGIVTWFDNFCVLLKRDGNVQLVYKHAISTIMPAGPFQMYDEDEKQSE from the coding sequence ATGAGCGAAAAAAAACAGAACTTGCAGGACACATTTTTGAACCAGCTGAGGAAGAACAAAACCTCGGTCACAATTTTTCTGGTCAATGGTGTCAAATTACAGGGTATTGTCACGTGGTTTGACAATTTCTGTGTGCTGCTGAAACGTGACGGCAACGTCCAGCTTGTCTATAAACATGCCATTTCCACCATCATGCCTGCTGGTCCGTTCCAGATGTATGATGAGGATGAAAAACAGTCAGAGTAG